The following proteins are encoded in a genomic region of Agromyces sp. CF514:
- the hpaH gene encoding 2-oxo-hept-4-ene-1,7-dioate hydratase has product MLDQSRIAAIADELFAADRDRTTVPLLTARNADMIVEDAYAVQSEWAKRRQDAGARLVGRKIGLTSKVMQVATGITEPDYGVIFDDMVIESGATVQFDRFSNVRIEVELAFVLDKPLSGPNTTIFDVLDATAYVVPALEILNSHIEMQGRTIVDTISDNAAMGAMVLGGRPVKVDEVDLRWISALLYRNQTIEESGVAAAVLGNPAMGVAWLANKLAQHGQSLGAGEIILAGSFTRPMWVERGDTVHADYRDLGSVTCRFE; this is encoded by the coding sequence GTGCTAGACCAATCCCGGATCGCCGCGATCGCCGACGAACTGTTCGCCGCCGATCGCGACCGCACGACCGTGCCCCTGCTCACCGCACGCAACGCCGACATGATCGTCGAAGACGCGTACGCCGTGCAGAGCGAGTGGGCGAAACGCCGCCAGGACGCCGGCGCGCGCCTCGTCGGACGCAAGATCGGCCTCACCTCGAAGGTCATGCAGGTCGCCACCGGCATCACCGAGCCCGACTACGGCGTCATCTTCGACGACATGGTCATCGAGTCGGGCGCGACCGTCCAGTTCGACCGGTTCTCGAACGTGCGCATCGAGGTCGAACTGGCCTTCGTGCTCGACAAGCCGCTCAGCGGACCGAACACGACGATCTTCGACGTGCTCGACGCCACCGCCTACGTGGTGCCGGCCCTCGAGATCCTGAACTCGCACATCGAGATGCAGGGTCGCACCATCGTCGACACGATCAGCGACAACGCCGCGATGGGCGCGATGGTGCTCGGCGGCCGCCCGGTGAAGGTCGACGAGGTCGACCTGCGGTGGATCTCGGCGCTGCTGTATCGCAACCAGACGATCGAGGAGTCGGGCGTCGCCGCCGCGGTACTCGGCAACCCGGCCATGGGCGTCGCGTGGCTCGCGAACAAGCTCGCCCAGCACGGCCAGTCGCTCGGCGCGGGCGAGATCATCCTCGCCGGGTCGTTCACGCGCCCGATGTGGGTCGAGCGCGGCGACACCGTGCACGCCGACTACCGCGACTTGGGGAGCGTCACATGCCGATTCGAATGA
- a CDS encoding HpcH/HpaI aldolase/citrate lyase family protein, whose protein sequence is MPIRMTLPPTLAARIAASDRPLFGAWSSGGSAVNAEIVAGSGLDVVLVDAEHSPIGLESVLGQLQAIAAYPATPLVRVPYGDTVTIKQMLDLGAQNLLVPMCDTAEHAAEIVRAVRYPPLGVRGVGSALARSARWNRVDGYLAGASSTISLFVQIESATAAANVERILDVDGVDGVFFGPADLAASMGLIGQQEHPEVVAAVLAGIASAVAAGKPAAVNAFVPAAADRYLAAGASFVVVGADVALLARATEALADRYIGSPPAADDSADEAPRASY, encoded by the coding sequence ATGCCGATTCGAATGACCCTCCCGCCGACGCTCGCGGCCCGCATCGCGGCCTCCGACCGGCCCCTCTTCGGCGCCTGGTCGTCGGGCGGCAGCGCCGTCAATGCCGAGATCGTCGCCGGCTCCGGCCTCGATGTCGTGCTCGTCGACGCCGAGCACTCGCCCATCGGCCTCGAGTCGGTGCTCGGGCAGCTGCAGGCCATCGCGGCCTACCCGGCCACGCCGCTCGTGCGGGTGCCCTACGGCGACACCGTGACGATCAAGCAGATGCTCGACCTCGGCGCCCAGAACCTGCTCGTGCCCATGTGCGACACCGCCGAGCACGCCGCCGAGATCGTGCGAGCCGTGCGCTACCCGCCGCTCGGCGTTCGCGGCGTCGGCAGCGCCCTCGCCCGTTCGGCGAGGTGGAACCGGGTCGACGGATACCTCGCCGGGGCCTCGTCGACGATCTCGCTGTTCGTGCAGATCGAGTCCGCGACGGCCGCGGCGAACGTCGAGCGCATCCTCGACGTCGACGGCGTCGACGGCGTGTTCTTCGGGCCGGCCGACCTGGCGGCCTCGATGGGGCTCATCGGCCAGCAGGAGCATCCGGAGGTCGTCGCCGCCGTGCTGGCGGGCATCGCCTCGGCCGTGGCCGCGGGCAAGCCGGCCGCCGTGAACGCGTTCGTGCCCGCCGCGGCCGACCGCTACCTCGCCGCGGGCGCGTCGTTCGTCGTCGTCGGGGCGGATGTCGCGCTGCTCGCCCGCGCGACCGAAGCCCTCGCCGACCGGTACATCGGGTCGCCGCCCGCTGCCGACGACTCCGCCGACGAGGCGCCGCGCGCGAGCTACTGA